One window of the Phycisphaerae bacterium genome contains the following:
- a CDS encoding LamG domain-containing protein, with product MKLGYLVLSVVLVLAACSISQAATKVLEWKFEDNLNDTSGSGINGTAYGTPVYTAGVSGQAFSADGTNSSYKTGIDPNILPVLATDTWSTNIWVYPTVEPGNWRILWCLGAKPDAWDGFPGGTSRAIYNSTGDGKIVFTEGPKDDSGATTTGGKYVSTGIPFDVGQWQMITTTYDGTQVKVYKNGMLVGARDIPMLNAPGEVRVPTYPWTGLYFFIGKIDEFTVWRGTLTQQEILDLIIPGTLPEYVPVEEKIYYTMDDLDSTTTISDHSGNSNTGTLYGYTSPIENWLFPSPKGAALLFDGGQAIFPPTGVDISRNAQYSVAFWYKSSYQPYYTAFYSEKSPTSGNGSSFIIRGDAGFDGTIKVYGKDRDYNVQYMLTYDASPYMHSNAWHHLAVTADGNEARLYIDGEAMATAHISYTGGKTTMNAAVGYYWDEDGFLGDWDRTYMDDFHLFRGVLTQEDIQALMALGNLDNDLDVDLIDLGDIGSQWLEPSVIDVNMTVDDMEGSLSGWSVVVDGNFTGTGTISSATNAYEGSKSLRWDYDLPALTGGNYSGIRYDLGTNKDLSTYNLMRLYLYRHAGNTTEDRLMVIFLDSSMQSKAEAWIEDANCVVKPVNQWSEWLINLDAQLEGPAGVGYVTKSQLTAIRYIVIACGGSKEEARTGTIDIDEIKLFELPLCSPYLTGDLNFDCKVNFRDFTILAEDWMLGID from the coding sequence ATGAAATTAGGATATTTAGTTCTTTCTGTTGTTTTGGTTTTGGCGGCTTGCAGTATTTCGCAGGCGGCAACCAAAGTTCTTGAATGGAAGTTTGAAGATAATCTTAATGATACAAGCGGCAGCGGTATCAATGGAACTGCGTACGGCACGCCGGTTTATACCGCAGGCGTAAGCGGGCAGGCTTTTAGTGCAGATGGTACGAATTCCTCGTACAAGACCGGCATAGACCCGAATATTTTGCCGGTTCTTGCGACTGATACATGGAGTACCAATATATGGGTATATCCGACGGTTGAACCGGGAAACTGGCGGATTTTGTGGTGTCTGGGAGCCAAACCGGATGCGTGGGATGGTTTTCCCGGTGGTACATCACGGGCGATTTATAACTCTACAGGTGACGGAAAGATAGTATTTACCGAAGGTCCGAAAGATGACAGCGGTGCAACTACCACTGGCGGAAAATACGTGTCAACTGGTATACCATTTGATGTTGGTCAATGGCAAATGATAACCACAACCTATGACGGCACACAAGTAAAAGTATATAAAAATGGCATGCTCGTTGGCGCAAGAGACATCCCAATGCTCAATGCCCCAGGCGAAGTTAGAGTGCCTACTTACCCGTGGACCGGTTTATACTTCTTTATCGGCAAAATCGACGAGTTTACTGTTTGGCGGGGCACTCTTACGCAGCAGGAAATTTTGGATTTGATTATTCCCGGTACTCTGCCGGAATATGTGCCGGTCGAAGAAAAGATTTATTACACTATGGATGACCTCGATTCAACAACGACAATATCCGACCATTCAGGCAACTCAAACACGGGTACACTTTATGGTTATACCTCTCCTATTGAGAATTGGCTTTTCCCAAGCCCCAAAGGCGCAGCACTGCTTTTCGATGGTGGACAGGCGATTTTTCCGCCGACCGGAGTGGACATTTCTCGCAATGCTCAATATTCTGTTGCATTCTGGTATAAATCAAGCTATCAGCCTTACTATACCGCTTTTTATTCCGAAAAAAGCCCCACGAGCGGAAACGGCAGTTCGTTTATAATCCGAGGCGATGCCGGTTTCGATGGAACTATTAAAGTCTACGGTAAAGACAGAGACTACAATGTACAATACATGCTCACTTATGACGCGTCGCCCTATATGCATAGTAATGCCTGGCATCATCTGGCCGTTACCGCTGATGGAAACGAAGCAAGATTGTATATAGATGGTGAAGCTATGGCAACGGCTCATATATCCTATACCGGCGGTAAAACCACTATGAACGCAGCCGTTGGATATTATTGGGATGAAGACGGTTTTCTTGGTGACTGGGATAGAACGTATATGGATGATTTCCACCTCTTTAGAGGAGTGCTGACACAGGAAGATATTCAGGCTTTGATGGCGTTAGGCAACCTTGATAATGACCTTGACGTTGATTTAATAGACCTTGGCGATATCGGAAGTCAGTGGCTTGAACCATCGGTTATCGACGTAAATATGACTGTCGATGATATGGAGGGTTCTCTGTCCGGCTGGTCGGTAGTTGTTGATGGTAACTTCACCGGCACAGGAACGATAAGCTCTGCTACAAACGCTTACGAAGGCAGCAAATCTCTAAGATGGGATTATGACCTGCCGGCACTTACGGGCGGAAATTATTCTGGTATTCGCTATGACCTTGGAACAAATAAAGATTTGAGTACATACAATCTAATGAGGCTTTATCTTTACAGGCATGCCGGCAATACTACTGAAGACAGATTGATGGTTATATTCCTCGACTCCTCGATGCAAAGCAAGGCAGAGGCATGGATAGAGGATGCTAACTGCGTTGTTAAACCTGTAAATCAGTGGAGCGAATGGCTGATTAATCTTGATGCTCAGTTAGAGGGCCCGGCCGGCGTAGGGTATGTAACTAAATCTCAATTAACCGCTATTCGTTATATAGTAATAGCCTGTGGCGGTTCGAAAGAAGAGGCTCGTACCGGAACAATTGATATTGACGAAATCAAACTCTTCGAGCTTCCTTTATGTTCGCCATACCTCACAGGCGATTTAAACTTTGATTGCAAGGTTAATTTCAGAGATTTCACGATTCTTGCCGAAGATTGGATGCTCGGAATAGATTAA
- a CDS encoding LacI family DNA-binding transcriptional regulator produces the protein MAIGVSSLKDVAQAANVSVPTVSRILRKKNISRFSEETCKKVWAAATQLRYRPNMLVKGIQTGLTHTIGVMVPPFDSYWSAILYGIHDTLISVDYVPINLWVRHGDNYSSSGPVDDLEQIHRLIDRRIDGVIMWPPITPDFYAHNEELVSRNVPVITIDHELPLQYGADSVTTNEEHGAQLVAKHLLDLGHRRIAHLADTGLDTFSWAQRRRRFFEQQIAAVPGASCFTIEKTKNADGLEIAKKILTSNPRPTAVYAANDLLARYVYLAAAELKIRIPEDISVVGFADLDFAAFTMPPLTSVKQNGYEVGRRAAKLLIDRINGKFAQNGIQSIVMNCELVVRGSTAPVRPD, from the coding sequence TTGGCAATTGGAGTATCGAGCTTAAAAGATGTCGCTCAAGCGGCAAACGTGTCCGTCCCGACGGTATCACGAATTCTTAGAAAGAAAAACATTTCCAGGTTTTCCGAAGAAACGTGCAAAAAAGTCTGGGCGGCAGCAACTCAACTTCGCTATCGTCCCAATATGCTGGTCAAAGGTATTCAAACCGGACTCACTCATACTATAGGCGTTATGGTTCCTCCTTTTGATTCATATTGGTCTGCGATACTTTATGGCATTCATGATACATTGATTTCAGTTGATTATGTTCCGATTAATCTGTGGGTCAGGCATGGAGACAATTATTCGAGCAGCGGTCCGGTTGACGATTTAGAACAAATTCATCGTCTTATTGACCGTCGTATTGATGGCGTCATAATGTGGCCGCCAATCACTCCTGATTTTTATGCCCATAATGAAGAACTTGTTTCCCGAAACGTTCCAGTGATAACGATAGACCATGAGCTGCCTCTGCAATATGGAGCTGATTCTGTTACAACAAACGAAGAACACGGGGCGCAGCTTGTCGCAAAACATTTGCTCGATTTAGGCCATCGCCGAATCGCACATTTGGCGGATACAGGCCTTGATACTTTTAGCTGGGCACAGCGAAGACGCAGATTTTTCGAACAGCAGATAGCTGCTGTTCCGGGCGCATCCTGCTTTACTATTGAAAAAACAAAAAATGCTGATGGTCTTGAAATAGCTAAAAAAATTCTGACCTCAAATCCAAGACCTACAGCTGTTTACGCTGCAAACGACTTGCTTGCACGTTATGTTTATCTTGCGGCCGCGGAACTGAAAATAAGAATCCCTGAAGACATATCTGTAGTAGGTTTTGCGGACCTTGATTTTGCAGCTTTTACAATGCCGCCGTTAACGTCTGTAAAGCAAAACGGTTACGAAGTTGGCCGCAGGGCAGCCAAACTTTTGATTGACCGCATTAATGGCAAATTTGCTCAAAACGGCATTCAAAGCATAGTAATGAATTGTGAATTGGTTGTGCGAGGTTCCACCGCACCTGTACGGCCTGATTGA
- a CDS encoding SGNH/GDSL hydrolase family protein — translation MFSNKRVTANIATMAGIILIVFTAGCLISYELSESEKKLHEDSLKVKSPDRWSADIHKFEQIDSNNPPPQNAVLFIGSSSIRGWDTQKWFSDIKNINRGFGGSFICDSVYYADRIIIPYKPKTIVFYAGDNDTADGKSPEMMLVDFKAFVSVARKALPKTRIIYVSIKPSIDRWKLWPTMQQANKLISDYCQNQKNIYFVDVSKVMLDESGSPRKDIFKADGLHMNETGYQLWTSLVKPLINK, via the coding sequence ATGTTTAGTAATAAACGTGTTACAGCTAATATCGCAACAATGGCGGGAATAATTTTAATTGTTTTCACTGCGGGCTGTTTAATCAGTTATGAGCTTAGCGAGTCAGAAAAAAAACTTCACGAAGACTCATTAAAGGTTAAAAGTCCTGACAGATGGAGTGCTGACATTCATAAATTTGAGCAGATTGATAGTAATAATCCCCCTCCGCAAAATGCCGTGCTGTTTATTGGCAGTTCCAGTATTAGGGGCTGGGATACTCAAAAATGGTTTAGTGATATAAAAAACATAAATCGTGGTTTCGGCGGCTCATTTATCTGTGATTCGGTTTATTATGCCGACCGTATTATTATTCCTTATAAGCCCAAAACTATAGTTTTTTACGCAGGCGATAATGATACTGCTGACGGCAAATCTCCGGAAATGATGCTTGTGGATTTCAAGGCATTTGTTTCTGTTGCAAGAAAGGCCCTGCCGAAGACGAGAATTATTTACGTTTCAATTAAGCCGAGTATCGACAGATGGAAACTTTGGCCCACAATGCAGCAGGCAAATAAACTTATCAGCGATTACTGTCAGAATCAGAAGAATATATATTTTGTCGATGTCTCAAAAGTTATGCTCGATGAATCCGGCAGTCCGCGAAAAGATATTTTCAAAGCGGACGGTTTGCATATGAATGAAACCGGATATCAGCTCTGGACATCTCTTGTAAAACCATTAATTAACAAATAA
- a CDS encoding glycerophosphodiester phosphodiesterase has protein sequence MIIAHRGASAIAPENTKAAFLLAWQMKTPVAECDIHLTADNQIVVMHDSNTKRTCGVDVNISDVNYSEISSLDAGSFKDAKYSGERIPLLADVIGTIPPDKKLLVEIKCGREVLPFLQDAINKSGKRNQIVIIGFNIDIIAEAKILMPDIPVYWLVMTEKDKTDKWILHSSELITTAKKRHLDGIDVHWAGLSKEFVQKAHKAGMKVYTWTVDDLPVARQVKKMRVDGITSNKPDLLRKNI, from the coding sequence ATGATAATAGCACATCGCGGAGCTTCTGCGATAGCACCTGAAAACACTAAGGCTGCATTTCTTCTTGCCTGGCAGATGAAAACCCCGGTTGCCGAATGTGATATTCATTTAACCGCTGATAATCAGATTGTTGTTATGCATGACAGCAATACCAAACGTACATGCGGAGTCGATGTAAATATCAGCGATGTAAATTATTCTGAAATTTCATCATTGGATGCAGGTTCGTTCAAGGATGCAAAATATTCAGGCGAAAGAATACCGCTTTTGGCAGATGTTATTGGCACGATACCTCCTGACAAAAAATTACTGGTTGAAATAAAATGCGGCCGGGAAGTTTTGCCTTTTCTGCAGGATGCAATCAACAAGAGCGGCAAACGAAACCAGATTGTAATAATTGGTTTTAATATCGATATTATAGCAGAAGCTAAAATACTGATGCCGGATATCCCGGTGTACTGGCTTGTGATGACGGAAAAAGATAAAACCGATAAATGGATACTCCATAGTTCGGAACTAATTACTACCGCAAAAAAACGCCATTTAGATGGAATAGATGTTCACTGGGCAGGGTTGAGTAAAGAATTTGTTCAGAAAGCACACAAAGCAGGCATGAAAGTTTATACATGGACAGTAGATGATCTGCCAGTCGCCAGGCAAGTCAAAAAAATGAGAGTTGATGGCATAACTTCAAACAAACCGGATTTGCTGAGGAAAAACATCTGA
- a CDS encoding HAD-IIA family hydrolase, whose protein sequence is MLSIPKLVLFDLDGTIYISGKLIYGTKELLLKLSDSGINYGFMTNNSSVNPDDYLDKLCKIGLPAVKQNIITSCQATILMLKEFKLGRNLYIVGTERFKKYLAENQYYHDAESPSAVLVGFDLELTFEKLTQAVRFLTNGVPLFASHPDTVCPSSAGPIPDAGMVLAALLAGSGVQPTAIAGKPYKWILQVAQQQFNVGSDETVIVGDRLATDILMANKFGMKSALVLSGVSKISDIEKFTHKPDVIVDSVEQLIDKYWFGTPVWAQRYE, encoded by the coding sequence ATGTTATCGATTCCGAAATTGGTACTGTTCGATCTTGATGGAACAATATATATAAGCGGCAAGCTTATATATGGGACGAAGGAGCTTTTGCTAAAGCTGAGCGATTCGGGCATAAACTATGGTTTTATGACCAATAACAGTTCTGTCAATCCGGACGATTATCTGGATAAACTCTGCAAAATTGGTTTACCCGCCGTAAAGCAAAACATAATTACAAGCTGCCAAGCCACTATTTTAATGCTGAAGGAATTTAAACTCGGCCGGAACCTGTACATAGTCGGCACAGAAAGATTTAAAAAATATCTGGCTGAAAATCAGTATTATCACGATGCCGAAAGTCCATCCGCAGTGCTTGTCGGTTTTGATTTGGAGCTCACTTTTGAAAAACTCACACAGGCAGTCAGGTTTTTGACTAATGGTGTACCGCTTTTTGCATCACATCCTGATACGGTATGTCCCTCATCAGCAGGCCCTATTCCTGATGCCGGGATGGTGCTGGCCGCTCTTTTGGCCGGCTCAGGCGTACAGCCGACAGCTATCGCGGGAAAACCTTATAAATGGATACTTCAGGTTGCTCAGCAGCAGTTTAATGTTGGCAGCGATGAAACCGTTATTGTCGGCGACAGGCTCGCGACGGATATTTTAATGGCCAATAAATTCGGAATGAAGTCTGCGCTTGTTCTAAGCGGTGTCTCCAAAATATCGGACATTGAAAAATTTACGCATAAACCGGATGTTATTGTTGATTCTGTTGAGCAGCTTATTGATAAATATTGGTTTGGCACCCCAGTTTGGGCACAGCGATATGAGTAA
- a CDS encoding NAD(P)/FAD-dependent oxidoreductase, with protein sequence MSKKYDIAIIGAGVVGASIARRLSRYKLTVALLEKEVDVSFGTSKANSGIIHAGFHDTPGSLKAELCVRGNTEYDRLADELEFPFERRGELVVAFDEEQQQTLYKLYRNGQQNGVRYMELLGRERTLELEPNLNPDVLGSLYAPTAGIIGPYEYCFALVENAVKNGVELLLSFEVAGIHKTNNFFSVESSDGRSIESSFLVNAAGLCADRIAAMCGMNNFKITPRKGEEYLLDKRVGKLVRRVIFPAPKTNSKGILVIPTIDGPVMIGPTADDIDDKEDFSTTKEGLDRVFAFTSHTVPAIRVSDIITSFAGLRPVPSRNDFIIDKTEVSGFINAAGIQSPGLTASPAIAEKICGIILSCGLRMELNPDFNPKRKAKIRTRTLVENRDYDTLGKLIQSDKNYSKLVCRCENVSEAEIIDAIYRGHTTIDSIKYATRACSGRCQGGFCTSRILQLISEHAGIDILKITKKGPGSELILHRIDKGHQ encoded by the coding sequence ATGAGTAAAAAATATGATATAGCAATTATTGGCGCCGGAGTTGTGGGGGCATCTATCGCCAGAAGATTGTCGCGATATAAATTAACCGTTGCTTTGCTTGAAAAGGAAGTCGATGTTTCATTCGGAACAAGCAAGGCAAACTCCGGCATTATACATGCCGGTTTTCACGACACTCCGGGCTCATTAAAAGCGGAACTGTGCGTCAGAGGTAACACTGAATACGACAGGTTGGCTGACGAGCTTGAATTTCCATTTGAAAGACGCGGCGAATTAGTAGTGGCGTTCGATGAAGAGCAGCAGCAGACGCTTTATAAGCTTTATCGAAACGGACAGCAAAACGGGGTTAGATATATGGAACTTCTCGGCAGGGAGCGTACGCTGGAACTTGAGCCGAATTTGAATCCTGATGTTCTTGGCTCGCTATATGCTCCCACGGCAGGTATCATAGGACCTTATGAATACTGTTTTGCACTTGTGGAAAATGCCGTTAAAAATGGTGTAGAGCTTTTGTTGTCTTTTGAAGTTGCAGGGATACATAAAACAAACAATTTTTTTAGTGTTGAATCGTCTGATGGCAGAAGCATAGAAAGCAGTTTTCTGGTTAATGCTGCCGGTCTTTGTGCAGACCGGATAGCTGCTATGTGCGGCATGAACAATTTTAAAATAACACCGAGAAAAGGTGAGGAATATCTTTTAGATAAGCGTGTCGGCAAACTCGTCAGACGTGTTATTTTCCCTGCTCCTAAAACAAATTCCAAAGGCATTCTTGTTATTCCCACGATTGATGGTCCTGTTATGATTGGTCCGACCGCAGATGACATCGATGACAAAGAAGATTTTTCGACCACAAAGGAGGGACTTGACAGGGTATTTGCATTTACCAGTCACACGGTGCCCGCCATTCGTGTGTCAGATATTATAACATCTTTTGCAGGTTTGCGGCCGGTGCCTTCACGCAATGATTTTATTATCGACAAAACCGAGGTTTCCGGTTTTATAAATGCTGCAGGAATTCAGTCGCCGGGCCTTACGGCGTCTCCGGCGATAGCCGAGAAGATATGCGGAATTATATTATCCTGTGGTTTAAGAATGGAACTTAATCCTGATTTTAATCCAAAGAGAAAAGCTAAAATAAGAACGCGAACATTGGTTGAAAACAGAGATTATGATACGCTGGGAAAACTTATTCAGTCGGATAAAAACTATAGTAAACTTGTGTGCAGATGTGAAAATGTAAGTGAAGCGGAAATAATTGATGCCATATATAGAGGGCATACGACGATAGATTCCATCAAATATGCCACAAGAGCCTGTTCGGGCCGATGTCAGGGGGGATTTTGCACCAGCAGGATATTGCAGTTGATTTCCGAACATGCCGGCATTGATATCTTGAAGATAACAAAAAAGGGGCCTGGGTCGGAACTGATTTTGCACCGTATTGACAAGGGACATCAATGA
- a CDS encoding FAD-dependent oxidoreductase: MKSVDVLVIGAGAAGLAAAVSLKENSIEDVLVVDRQNFAGGILFQCIHSGFGLHRFGEELTGPEYAQRYIDMAECQNVEMLLSSSVVDIVSKDDIKEVIILSQDSGLVKVKVKAIILAMGCRERNRGNINIPGSRPAGIFTAGLAQKLVNIEGYMPGNEFVIVGSGDIGLIMARRLTLEGAKVKAVLEIQPYPGGLDRNIVQCLDDFDIPLYTSHIVTNICGSRRVESVDVSEITDGRLTPKMKISCDTLLLSVGLIPENELSITAGVSLNAATAGPIVSSDYMTNVPGIFACGNVLHVHDLVDYVSDEASACAKAVSMYLANKLPQDKCIPVHSGNMVRYVVPSTVKPQCDAILKLRPVAPMKNVKIKVVSDRGDVLKSKKLIRAIPSEMITVQLNDVPTGCKSITVYFEI; the protein is encoded by the coding sequence ATGAAATCTGTCGATGTTTTAGTTATAGGCGCAGGAGCGGCAGGATTGGCCGCTGCGGTTTCGCTGAAAGAAAACAGTATCGAAGATGTACTTGTCGTTGACCGTCAGAATTTTGCCGGCGGTATTTTATTCCAATGCATACATAGCGGCTTCGGTTTGCATCGTTTTGGCGAAGAACTTACCGGCCCGGAATATGCCCAGAGATATATCGATATGGCCGAATGCCAAAATGTGGAAATGCTTCTGTCAAGCAGTGTTGTCGATATTGTCAGCAAAGATGATATTAAGGAAGTTATAATCCTTTCGCAGGATAGCGGACTTGTGAAAGTAAAGGTCAAGGCGATAATTCTGGCCATGGGTTGCCGGGAACGTAATCGCGGCAATATCAACATCCCAGGCTCAAGACCTGCCGGTATATTCACCGCCGGTCTTGCGCAGAAATTAGTCAATATTGAGGGCTATATGCCAGGCAATGAGTTTGTTATCGTTGGTTCAGGCGATATAGGTCTTATTATGGCGAGAAGACTCACGTTGGAAGGCGCAAAGGTCAAAGCTGTTCTGGAGATTCAACCTTACCCTGGCGGGTTGGATAGAAATATCGTGCAGTGCCTCGATGATTTTGACATACCGCTTTATACGTCGCACATCGTAACAAATATTTGTGGCAGCAGAAGGGTTGAATCTGTCGATGTTTCCGAAATAACGGATGGCAGGCTCACGCCGAAAATGAAAATATCCTGCGATACTCTGCTGTTGTCGGTCGGTTTGATTCCGGAAAATGAACTTTCAATTACTGCCGGAGTTTCCTTGAATGCTGCTACTGCCGGACCGATAGTCAGCAGCGATTATATGACAAACGTCCCCGGCATCTTTGCCTGCGGTAATGTGCTTCACGTTCATGACCTTGTGGACTATGTGTCTGATGAGGCCTCTGCCTGTGCAAAAGCAGTTTCAATGTATCTGGCAAATAAGCTGCCGCAGGACAAATGTATTCCTGTTCATTCTGGCAATATGGTTCGATATGTTGTTCCATCAACTGTAAAGCCTCAATGTGATGCGATTTTGAAGTTAAGGCCCGTTGCTCCGATGAAAAATGTCAAAATTAAGGTGGTCAGCGATAGAGGCGATGTGCTGAAATCCAAAAAACTTATTCGCGCGATTCCCAGTGAAATGATAACTGTTCAGTTGAATGATGTGCCGACCGGCTGCAAATCCATAACTGTTTATTTTGAAATTTGA
- a CDS encoding DUF1667 domain-containing protein — protein MAHKEMICIACPMGCCLDVEYDNSIISVKNNSCKVGIKYANDEIYDPRRMVTTTVKTNLAIAFLPVKTSKAISKNLVRNVIKELNDITVSSPVQIGSVIKKNICGTDADIIAARNIS, from the coding sequence ATGGCTCACAAAGAAATGATTTGTATAGCCTGCCCAATGGGCTGCTGTCTGGATGTTGAATATGACAATTCGATTATTTCAGTCAAAAACAATAGCTGTAAAGTCGGCATTAAATATGCCAATGATGAGATTTATGACCCTCGCAGGATGGTTACTACAACGGTTAAAACAAATCTGGCGATTGCTTTTTTGCCGGTTAAGACTTCCAAAGCGATATCGAAAAATCTGGTAAGAAATGTTATAAAGGAGTTAAACGATATTACCGTTTCGTCGCCAGTGCAGATAGGCAGTGTTATAAAGAAAAATATCTGTGGTACAGACGCTGATATTATAGCTGCAAGAAATATATCTTAG